The Streptomyces sp. NBC_00440 genome contains a region encoding:
- a CDS encoding class I SAM-dependent methyltransferase: MTELALSSDPVAAQYAAARPGYPPELFDAVEAMAHRPLKGAYVVDVGAGTGIATGLLRDRGAEVVAVEPGPGMAAQLRSALPGVPLVQGVGDALPLASGCADFVTYAQAWHWTEPTRSVPEALRVLKPRGVLALWWNVPDPSVRWAADQEARLKKRLPEYYRYGTAPKAPVIIKTLYDGLTPAFRRLQWSREVDIDTHIAQLSSRSYVAAAPEEKAARALADERAELLRIFPEGRVREEYVINLTAVRKPAN, encoded by the coding sequence ATGACGGAACTCGCACTGTCCTCGGACCCGGTCGCCGCCCAGTACGCCGCAGCGCGCCCCGGATACCCGCCCGAGCTCTTCGACGCCGTGGAAGCGATGGCGCACCGCCCGCTCAAGGGCGCGTACGTGGTCGACGTCGGCGCGGGCACGGGCATCGCCACCGGACTGCTGCGGGACCGCGGCGCCGAGGTGGTGGCGGTCGAACCGGGCCCCGGCATGGCCGCACAGCTGCGCTCCGCCCTCCCCGGTGTGCCGCTGGTGCAGGGCGTGGGCGACGCGCTCCCGCTCGCCTCGGGCTGCGCCGACTTCGTCACATACGCGCAGGCCTGGCACTGGACGGAACCGACCCGCTCGGTCCCCGAAGCCCTGCGGGTCCTGAAGCCGCGCGGGGTACTGGCCCTCTGGTGGAACGTCCCGGACCCGTCCGTCCGCTGGGCCGCCGACCAGGAGGCGCGGCTGAAGAAGCGGCTCCCCGAGTACTACCGCTACGGGACGGCGCCGAAGGCCCCCGTGATCATCAAGACCCTGTACGACGGCCTGACCCCGGCCTTCCGACGCCTGCAATGGTCGCGCGAGGTGGACATCGACACCCACATCGCCCAGCTGAGCAGCCGCTCGTACGTGGCAGCCGCACCCGAGGAGAAGGCGGCCCGGGCCCTGGCGGACGAGCGGGCGGAACTGCTGCGGATCTTCCCGGAGGGCAGAGTGCGGGAGGAGTACGTCATCAACCTCACGGCCGTACGGAAACCGGCGAACTGA
- a CDS encoding class I SAM-dependent methyltransferase, which yields MTTTSRAHSFNAAAAAYAANRPSYPPALLDAVEELAGRPLAGARVADVGAGTGIASALLHERGARIVAVEPGDGMAEQFRRTLPGVPVVRGDGNNLPLADASADFITYAQAWHWTDPARSAPEAMRVLRPGGALALWWNIADHGVQWIADQKNRIERFFGGSDIVLGAHGTAARTLQTGGLDFADRTVHWTREVSIDTHLANLASHSVFLVAGEEATREFADQERTVLRDLFPQGMVSEAYAVDLCVAIR from the coding sequence ATGACAACCACCTCACGCGCCCACTCCTTCAACGCGGCAGCAGCCGCCTACGCGGCGAACCGCCCGTCCTATCCGCCCGCCCTCCTCGACGCCGTCGAAGAACTCGCGGGGCGCCCGCTGGCCGGCGCCCGGGTCGCCGACGTCGGCGCGGGCACGGGTATAGCCAGCGCCCTCCTCCATGAGCGCGGCGCCCGGATCGTCGCGGTCGAGCCGGGCGACGGCATGGCGGAACAGTTCCGCCGCACGCTGCCCGGCGTACCGGTGGTGCGCGGCGACGGGAACAACCTCCCGCTCGCCGACGCGTCGGCGGACTTCATCACGTACGCCCAGGCCTGGCACTGGACGGACCCGGCCCGTTCGGCACCCGAGGCGATGCGCGTCCTGCGTCCCGGTGGCGCGCTCGCCCTCTGGTGGAACATCGCGGACCACGGGGTGCAGTGGATCGCCGACCAGAAGAACAGGATCGAGCGCTTCTTCGGCGGCTCCGACATCGTGCTCGGCGCGCACGGCACGGCCGCGCGGACACTCCAGACCGGCGGCCTGGACTTCGCCGACCGCACCGTCCACTGGACCCGCGAGGTCTCCATCGACACCCACCTCGCCAATCTGGCCAGCCACTCCGTGTTCCTGGTCGCGGGGGAGGAGGCCACCAGGGAGTTCGCCGACCAGGAGCGCACCGTCCTGAGGGACCTCTTCCCGCAGGGCATGGTGAGCGAGGCGTACGCGGTCGACCTCTGCGTGGCGATCCGCTGA